The sequence GCAGGTGCACGGCCTCGCAGACCGAGGGCAGGTCGCGCACCGCCCGCATCAGCCCCGCCGTGAAGTCCTTCGGGTGCGAGGTCGTGAAGCGCACCCGCGGGATGCCGCAGCTGCCGTCGATCGCGCGCAGCAGGCCGGGGAAGTCGGCGGCCGGCTGCAGCCCGCGCCCGTACGAGTTGACGTTCTGTCCGAGCAGCGTCACCTCGCGGCACCCGCCACGGCCCAGGGCGGAGACCTCCGCCAGGACCTCCACCGGGGGACGGCTGCGCTCGCGCCCGCGCACGAGCGGGACGACACAGTAGGCGCAGAAATTGTCGCACCCGTGCATCACGTTGACCCAGGCCTTTATCGCGCTGGCGCGCAGCGGCGTCGCCGGGTGCCCCGGCGCCTCGTCCTCCCCGGTGTCGACCGCCGGCCGCCCTGTCGCCCGCACCCGCTCGAGCACCTCCGCCAGCGCGTCGAAGCGCCGCGTCCCGACGACGGCATCCACGGCGGGAAGCCGCTCGAGCACGCGCGGGCCGAGCTGCTGGGCCACGCACCCCGCGAACACCAGGAGCGTGCCGGGGCGACGACGCTTGATCTGCCCGTACCGGCCGGCGAGGCTGAACGCCTTCTGCTCCGCGCGGTCGCGGATGCTGCAGGTGTTGACGAGGATGACGTCGGCGTCCTCGGGTGAGGCGGCCATGCGGTAGCCCTCGGCCCTGAGGATGCCGGCCATCTTCTCGGTGTCGGCCTCGTTCATCTGGCAGCCGAGGGTCTCGAGCCAGGCGGATCGGTTCACCATAGGGCGCGCATCATACCGCATGCGCAGCCGTCGCGACAACGCCGGTGCGCCTTCGGGCACGCGGGCGGGGGCGCGCCTTGACGCGTCGGCCCGGCCGCTGGTACGTTCAGGCCCGGCAATGCGTCCCCCCATGAACGCGACGACCTGGAACCTGCTCAGCCCGCCGCCGGATGCCGTCGACCGCATCGAGCGGGACCTCGGCGTGTCCGCGACCCTCGCGCGGGTGCTCGTGAACCGCGGCTCGGGCGACCCGGACGCGGCGGGCCGCTTCCTTGGCCCTTCGCTCGGCCACCTGCACGACCCGCTGGCGATGCGCGGCATGACGGATGCCGTCTACACGGTCGCGCGGGCGGTGCGCGAGCGGCGCCAGATCCTCGTCTGCGGCGACTACGACGTCGACGGGGTCACCGGCACGGTGCTGCTCGTCGACTTCCTGCGGCGCCACACGCCCGCGGTCTCCTACCACATTCCCCACCGCACCGACGACGGCTATGGGCTGCACGCGGCAACGGTCCGCCGCTTCGCCGACGAGGGGGGCTCGCTGATCGTCACGGTGGACTGCGGGGTCTCCGACAGCGCCGAGATCGGACTGGCGCGCTC is a genomic window of bacterium containing:
- the miaB gene encoding tRNA (N6-isopentenyl adenosine(37)-C2)-methylthiotransferase MiaB; amino-acid sequence: MVNRSAWLETLGCQMNEADTEKMAGILRAEGYRMAASPEDADVILVNTCSIRDRAEQKAFSLAGRYGQIKRRRPGTLLVFAGCVAQQLGPRVLERLPAVDAVVGTRRFDALAEVLERVRATGRPAVDTGEDEAPGHPATPLRASAIKAWVNVMHGCDNFCAYCVVPLVRGRERSRPPVEVLAEVSALGRGGCREVTLLGQNVNSYGRGLQPAADFPGLLRAIDGSCGIPRVRFTTSHPKDFTAGLMRAVRDLPSVCEAVHLPLQAGADTVLRRMNRGYTLEDYRRIVGELRGMVPGVAVTTDIIVGFPGESAAEFRRTLAALEELRFDAIFSFRYSPREGTAAAGMDGVVPEEEKAARLIEVQALQREVTEQVNARLVGAEVEVLVEGPSRRSADEFTGRTRGNKIVNFAAPSQPAPGDLVCVEINGAGFLSLHGRQLAGAAAVAR